Proteins encoded by one window of Clostridium bornimense:
- a CDS encoding CRISPR-associated helicase/endonuclease Cas3: MKFLAKTIPEVETLREHTDRLLEEFSRLKNIYEDNINDIIRKYIDPSDFWCILNMCCEYHDYGKANKQFQNKLLRILNKEQIENNLEEIPHNFLSPGYLPISFLEYVKERYPDDILYIIIQAIAYHHERNKEPEYTNIKRCIEEDLKKSLLELSESMNKSIKDISSWYVKYISYNERIKASNQYYELYIILKGLLHKIDHAASAHCKIEEVADRGVGEYIEDYMKKNKWIFREPQIFAKENQDENLVIVASTGIGKTETALLWINDSKAFFTLPLRVSINALYSRVKDDIGYDYVGLIHSSALEYLEDNRYENADLLYEESKLLSKKLSFSTIDQIFKYPFKYIGYEKVLATLSYSKVVIDEIQGYSPSIVAVILYAIKQLSEVGGKFLIMTATLPRIYKDKLYEFGIEFKERSFISKIRRHRVSLRNDEIVSAIDEIEEKGKMSKVLVIVNTVDKAIEVYNKLKNKSNVKVLHSLFINEDRSRLEREIKQFTEKENSDNGIWITTQIVEASLDVDFDYLYTEMSTLDSQFQRYGRCYRKRSLDKNQSNIFIYIKNISGAGSIYDKDILEKSINALYEYDDKVIEEDVKVKMVDKIYSKEMLMGTDYYKEFINACRYLENVIPYETTSKEAQKILRDITSIKVIPEDIYNENIELIENFKNSYGDKRRELSNKIGKISVSIPLYKINKFKGINSEIKIIEIEGLSNYSTINVKYSHEVGILLDELNDNIF; encoded by the coding sequence ATGAAGTTTTTAGCAAAAACGATACCGGAAGTTGAAACGTTAAGAGAACATACGGACAGGCTCTTAGAGGAATTCTCCAGATTAAAAAATATTTATGAGGATAATATTAATGACATTATTAGAAAATATATAGATCCAAGTGATTTTTGGTGTATTTTAAATATGTGTTGTGAGTATCATGATTATGGTAAGGCTAATAAGCAATTTCAAAATAAATTACTAAGGATATTAAATAAAGAGCAGATTGAAAATAATTTAGAAGAAATTCCACATAATTTTTTATCGCCAGGGTATTTACCAATCAGTTTTTTAGAGTATGTAAAAGAAAGATATCCTGATGATATTTTGTATATAATCATACAAGCTATTGCATATCATCATGAAAGAAATAAAGAGCCTGAATATACTAATATAAAAAGATGTATAGAAGAAGATTTAAAAAAGAGTTTGTTAGAATTAAGTGAAAGTATGAATAAAAGTATTAAAGATATATCATCATGGTATGTAAAATATATTTCGTATAACGAAAGAATTAAAGCTTCTAACCAATATTATGAGTTATACATAATTTTAAAAGGACTTTTACATAAGATTGATCATGCAGCATCAGCACATTGTAAGATAGAGGAGGTCGCTGATAGAGGAGTAGGAGAATATATTGAGGACTATATGAAGAAAAATAAGTGGATATTTAGAGAACCACAAATATTTGCAAAGGAAAATCAAGACGAAAATTTAGTAATAGTTGCCTCAACAGGAATAGGAAAAACAGAAACAGCATTACTTTGGATTAATGATTCTAAAGCCTTTTTTACGTTACCATTAAGAGTAAGTATAAATGCTTTATATAGTAGAGTGAAAGATGATATAGGATATGATTATGTAGGATTAATACATTCAAGTGCATTAGAGTATTTGGAGGATAATAGATATGAAAATGCTGATTTGCTATATGAAGAATCAAAGTTATTAAGTAAAAAGTTGAGTTTTTCTACAATAGATCAAATATTTAAATATCCATTTAAGTATATAGGATATGAAAAAGTTTTAGCAACATTATCATATTCGAAGGTTGTTATAGATGAAATTCAAGGGTATTCTCCAAGCATAGTAGCTGTAATTTTGTATGCGATAAAACAATTAAGTGAAGTGGGTGGTAAATTTTTAATAATGACAGCTACTTTACCAAGGATATACAAAGATAAGTTATACGAATTTGGCATTGAATTTAAAGAACGTAGTTTTATTTCAAAGATAAGAAGACATAGAGTTTCCTTGAGAAATGATGAAATAGTAAGTGCAATAGATGAAATTGAGGAAAAAGGAAAGATGTCAAAGGTATTGGTAATAGTAAATACTGTTGATAAGGCGATTGAGGTTTATAATAAATTAAAAAATAAAAGTAATGTAAAAGTATTACACTCATTATTCATAAATGAGGATAGATCTAGATTAGAAAGAGAAATAAAACAATTTACGGAGAAAGAAAATAGTGACAATGGTATATGGATAACAACTCAGATAGTGGAGGCATCCTTAGATGTAGATTTTGATTATTTGTATACTGAAATGAGTACTTTAGATAGTCAGTTCCAACGCTATGGAAGATGTTATAGAAAAAGAAGTTTAGATAAAAATCAATCTAATATATTTATTTATATAAAAAATATATCGGGAGCTGGGTCTATATATGATAAGGATATTTTAGAAAAAAGCATTAATGCATTATATGAATATGATGATAAGGTTATAGAAGAAGATGTAAAAGTTAAAATGGTAGATAAAATTTATTCTAAAGAAATGTTGATGGGAACAGATTATTATAAGGAATTTATTAACGCTTGCAGATATCTAGAAAATGTAATACCGTATGAAACAACTAGCAAGGAAGCTCAGAAGATATTAAGAGATATTACTTCTATAAAAGTAATACCTGAAGATATATATAATGAAAATATAGAATTAATTGAAAACTTCAAGAATAGCTATGGAGATAAAAGGAGAGAATTATCAAATAAGATAGGCAAAATTAGTGTTAGCATACCTTTATATAAAATCAATAAATTTAAAGGAATTAATTCTGAGATTAAAATAATAGAAATTGAAGGATTAAGTAATTATAGTACAATTAATGTAAAATACTCGCATGAAGTTGGAATTTTGCTAGATGAATTAAATGATAATATTTTTTAA
- the cas4 gene encoding CRISPR-associated protein Cas4: MKINFDDFKVQGIKFNYYFICKRKLWLFDKGICMEENSDRVLHGKIVHENSYNKFPSKEKLIDDMIKIDVLEDDNIKEVKISSKMKKSDRMQLLYYLYYLKQLGINKSGTLNYVKEKKVEKVYLTKNDEIEIEKILLEIKRLLLEKKPPKIVKLPYCKKCAYYEFCYIKEEE, translated from the coding sequence TTGAAAATTAATTTTGATGATTTTAAGGTACAAGGTATAAAGTTTAATTACTATTTCATATGCAAAAGAAAGTTATGGCTGTTTGATAAAGGAATATGTATGGAAGAGAATAGTGATAGGGTACTACATGGGAAAATAGTACATGAAAATTCATATAATAAGTTTCCAAGTAAAGAGAAATTAATAGATGATATGATAAAAATAGATGTACTTGAAGATGACAATATAAAAGAAGTTAAGATATCAAGTAAAATGAAAAAAAGTGATAGGATGCAGTTATTATATTATCTATATTATTTAAAGCAATTAGGCATAAATAAATCAGGTACTTTAAATTATGTTAAGGAGAAAAAGGTTGAAAAAGTTTATTTAACTAAAAATGATGAGATAGAAATAGAAAAAATTCTATTAGAAATTAAAAGATTGTTGCTAGAAAAGAAACCTCCTAAGATTGTGAAATTACCATACTGTAAAAAGTGTGCATATTATGAATTTTGTTATATAAAGGAGGAAGAGTAA
- the cas1b gene encoding type I-B CRISPR-associated endonuclease Cas1b, with the protein MARDYYIFSNGRLKRKDNTIYFLDVEGNKKAIPIEDIERLHLFGEVDFNTKFLNYISRYSILISIYNYYGFYSGSYYSKKKNVSGMLIVDQVRAYDKDEYRLYFAKSFIDSAIHHMLRNIRRHRYKTEEYIKSIEAERVLMLEAKTIQEVMGAEGRARKNYYESFNKFIKEEFYFEKREKRPPKDPINALISFGNSLMYTTVLGEIYKTPLDPTISYLHEPSTKRFSLSLDIAEIFKPLIIDSIIFSLINKKIIKKTDFVYEGDICYLNEMGKKKFIKEYENKLSTTIKHRTLNRKVSYKSLIRLECYKIIKMLIGDDIYKPLKAWW; encoded by the coding sequence ATGGCGAGGGATTATTATATTTTTAGTAATGGTAGATTAAAAAGAAAAGATAATACTATTTATTTTTTAGATGTTGAAGGCAATAAAAAGGCAATTCCAATTGAAGATATAGAACGTTTACATTTATTTGGAGAGGTTGATTTTAATACAAAATTTCTAAATTACATTTCTAGATATAGCATTTTAATTAGTATCTATAATTATTATGGATTTTATAGTGGCAGTTACTATTCTAAAAAGAAAAATGTATCTGGAATGTTAATAGTGGATCAGGTTAGGGCATATGATAAAGATGAATATAGGTTATATTTTGCAAAGTCTTTTATTGACTCTGCTATACATCATATGTTAAGAAATATAAGAAGGCATAGGTATAAAACGGAGGAATATATAAAGTCAATTGAAGCGGAAAGAGTATTGATGCTTGAAGCAAAGACTATACAAGAAGTTATGGGGGCAGAGGGAAGAGCAAGAAAAAATTACTATGAATCATTTAATAAGTTTATTAAAGAAGAATTTTATTTTGAAAAGAGAGAAAAAAGACCACCTAAAGATCCTATTAATGCACTTATATCCTTTGGAAATAGTCTTATGTATACAACAGTTTTAGGTGAAATATATAAAACACCTTTAGATCCAACAATTAGCTATTTACATGAACCATCTACAAAGAGATTCTCATTAAGTTTAGATATAGCAGAAATATTTAAACCGTTAATAATAGATTCAATTATATTTTCATTGATAAATAAAAAAATAATAAAGAAAACTGATTTTGTTTATGAAGGAGATATTTGCTACCTTAATGAAATGGGTAAGAAAAAATTTATAAAAGAATATGAAAATAAGTTATCTACTACTATAAAGCATAGAACGTTAAATAGAAAAGTTTCATATAAATCGTTGATAAGATTAGAATGTTATAAAATTATTAAGATGCTAATTGGTGATGATATATATAAACCATTGAAAGCGTGGTGGTAA
- the cas2 gene encoding CRISPR-associated endonuclease Cas2, producing the protein MFVILTYDVGEKRVNRVRKTLKKYLTWTQNSVFEGQITEAKLHKCLAEVNKSLDKNDDSLYVYMVGNIHNINKQVVGKEKNYDELFL; encoded by the coding sequence ATGTTTGTTATATTAACTTATGATGTAGGAGAAAAAAGGGTAAATAGAGTAAGAAAAACATTAAAAAAATATTTAACATGGACACAAAATTCTGTATTTGAAGGTCAGATTACTGAGGCAAAGTTACATAAATGTTTAGCTGAAGTTAATAAAAGTTTAGATAAAAATGATGATTCATTATATGTTTATATGGTTGGGAATATACATAATATAAATAAACAAGTAGTAGGGAAAGAAAAAAATTATGACGAATTATTTTTATGA
- a CDS encoding DUF2922 domain-containing protein gives MKSLVMKFITETGSKVSINVPKVKENLDETKVKEVMNLIKEKAVFTFKGGDIIALDSAQITETNTTEITL, from the coding sequence ATGAAGTCATTAGTAATGAAATTTATAACAGAGACTGGTTCAAAGGTTTCTATCAATGTACCTAAGGTTAAAGAAAATCTTGATGAAACTAAAGTAAAAGAAGTAATGAACTTAATTAAAGAAAAGGCAGTATTCACTTTCAAAGGTGGCGATATTATCGCTCTTGATAGTGCACAAATAACTGAAACAAATACAACTGAGATAACATTATAA
- a CDS encoding DUF1659 domain-containing protein: MATTVQTNKNIQLSFLTTDENGKESTTKVTLPNLKVDANLDDVAAVVDSYAELKEGSLSKAAIIDESLLVK, encoded by the coding sequence ATGGCAACAACAGTTCAAACAAATAAAAATATTCAATTATCTTTTTTAACAACAGATGAAAATGGTAAGGAGTCTACAACTAAGGTTACATTACCAAATCTTAAGGTAGATGCAAACTTAGACGACGTTGCAGCTGTAGTAGATAGTTATGCTGAACTAAAAGAAGGTTCACTATCAAAAGCAGCAATTATTGATGAAAGCTTACTTGTTAAATAG
- a CDS encoding C39 family peptidase, which produces MRKIKIISILISIIMVLIGVISLIYNDSNSETSNKNIFSAMPSGEYKIEGIDTLNQFPEMPTGCEITSTTMLLNWYGVNVDKEELGESIEKADVPSYVDGTLQGASPNEYFIGDPFSSDGYGVYHKPIANLIDQYTDGKSKDITGCSFNKLLRTVANGYPVVTWVTINMKESSVGSYWTNGDETIEWIIPEHAVLLVGFNENEVIINDPYTGTEYTVDKDIFENRWISLGRQAVTISD; this is translated from the coding sequence ATGAGAAAAATTAAAATCATTTCAATTTTAATTTCAATTATAATGGTTCTTATTGGAGTTATATCACTTATATATAATGATTCCAATAGTGAAACCTCAAATAAAAATATTTTTTCTGCCATGCCGTCTGGTGAATATAAAATAGAAGGTATAGATACATTAAATCAGTTTCCCGAAATGCCTACTGGTTGCGAAATAACATCTACTACAATGTTATTAAATTGGTATGGAGTTAATGTGGATAAAGAAGAATTGGGTGAATCTATCGAAAAAGCCGATGTACCTTCATATGTAGATGGTACTCTACAAGGGGCAAGCCCTAATGAATATTTTATAGGAGATCCTTTTTCTAGCGATGGCTATGGTGTATATCATAAACCTATTGCAAATTTAATTGACCAGTATACTGATGGAAAAAGTAAAGATATTACCGGATGCTCTTTTAATAAACTGCTTCGTACTGTTGCAAATGGATATCCTGTAGTAACTTGGGTAACTATAAATATGAAAGAATCCTCTGTTGGTTCTTATTGGACTAATGGTGATGAAACTATAGAATGGATTATTCCAGAACATGCTGTGCTTTTAGTGGGATTTAATGAAAATGAAGTTATTATTAATGACCCATACACAGGAACTGAATACACTGTGGATAAAGATATATTTGAAAATAGATGGATCAGTTTAGGTAGACAAGCTGTTACTATTTCAGATTAA
- a CDS encoding metal-dependent hydrolase, whose amino-acid sequence MKGRQHVLIGTTATVATGIGLICSGSSVTNFIPIVIGGIIGSYIPDIDSHKSKAAQIFNKLFVILIVVLAILYCLGITLDLERFIGGLDANDPKTLAVLIFAVVTILGKLSPHRMFTHKWFGTMLFCYSVYLMGNMYFTIGFTTGYILHIVADTMTKNGKYLKFFQFKLPCRNSKNKFDISW is encoded by the coding sequence GTGAAAGGACGGCAACATGTATTAATAGGAACTACAGCTACAGTTGCCACTGGAATAGGTCTTATTTGCAGTGGTAGTAGTGTAACGAATTTCATTCCTATAGTTATAGGTGGAATAATAGGTTCATATATTCCGGATATAGATAGCCATAAATCTAAGGCAGCACAAATATTTAATAAGTTATTTGTAATACTTATAGTGGTATTAGCAATATTATATTGTTTAGGTATAACTTTAGATTTAGAAAGGTTTATTGGGGGGTTAGATGCTAATGATCCAAAAACTCTAGCAGTATTGATATTTGCGGTAGTGACGATATTAGGGAAATTATCGCCACATAGAATGTTTACTCATAAGTGGTTTGGTACTATGCTATTTTGTTATAGTGTATATTTGATGGGCAATATGTATTTTACAATAGGATTTACTACTGGATATATATTGCATATAGTAGCTGACACTATGACTAAAAACGGAAAATACTTAAAGTTTTTTCAATTCAAGCTTCCTTGTAGGAATTCTAAAAATAAGTTTGATATTAGCTGGTAG
- a CDS encoding type II secretion system protein yields the protein MLKNNKKKSGYTLMELIIVLSIIALLAAIAIPKYSKMTMEAKKSTDKMNAKLIHNNVSILLADSTSGFSEAISYNTYIKITDSGHSIAEQKIASTFQNVPKAKAIPGDFFAYIKTDESVEIYVEKNTGNYIAVYPKGEDLYN from the coding sequence ATGTTAAAAAACAATAAGAAAAAATCTGGATATACATTAATGGAATTGATAATAGTACTTTCAATTATAGCTCTTCTGGCTGCCATTGCTATTCCTAAATATTCTAAGATGACTATGGAAGCAAAAAAATCTACAGACAAAATGAATGCTAAATTGATACATAATAATGTCTCTATTTTATTAGCTGATAGTACTTCTGGATTCTCCGAAGCAATAAGTTATAACACTTATATTAAAATCACCGATTCCGGTCATTCTATCGCTGAGCAAAAAATTGCCTCTACATTTCAAAATGTCCCAAAAGCTAAAGCTATTCCTGGAGATTTTTTTGCCTATATAAAAACCGATGAATCTGTTGAGATATATGTAGAAAAAAACACTGGAAATTATATCGCTGTATATCCAAAAGGTGAGGATCTTTATAACTAA